The Candidatus Fukatsuia endosymbiont of Tuberolachnus salignus nucleotide sequence TTGAGACTAATCATGCATTTTCTATCGAATCTGATGATGGTATTGAGATGTTTGTCCACTTTGGTATTGATACGGTTGAACTCAAAGGCGACGGTTTCACGCGTATTGCTAAAGAAGGCCAACGGGTTAAAAAAGGTGATGTTGTCATTACGTTCGATCTCGCCTTGCTGACAAAAAAAGCGAAATCTATTTTAACACCAGTGGTTATTTCCAACATGGATGAAATGAAAGGACTGATTAAACTCTCTGGCACTGTCATCGTGGGCAAGACACCCATTCTTCGCATCAAAAAATAAAAAATGAAGAAACATCACATTATGCAGAAGTAGATTGAATAAAAAATGTAGTCTGATAGGGAGCAGTAAAAAGTTATGGCTGAATGGGTTAGTGGCAAAGTCATTAATGTTGTGCATTGTGCGGGTAGTTTATACAGTATTAAAGTCACGGCGCCGGTAGATCCTTTTCTCCCCGGTCAATACGCTAAATTGGCGTTGAAGATTAATGAGAAACGGATACAACGTGCTTATTCTTACGTTAATGCTCCAAGTGATGATAATCTCGAGTTTTATCTGATTGACGTACCCCAAGGCGAACTTAGCCCTCACCTGTGTCGGTTATCGGCCGGAGCGGCGCTCATGGTGAGTAAACAAGCCGCTGGTTTTTTCGTTTTAAAGGAAATCCCCCAGTGTGATACCTTATGGATGCTGGCAACGGGTACGGGTATTGGCCCTTATTTGTCGATTTTGCAGGAAAAAAAGGATCTGGAACGCTTTAAGCATCTGGTGTTGGTACATTCTGTCAGATTAGGCTGTGATCTCAGCTATTTACCTTTGATGCAACGGCTTGAAGAGGAGTACAACGGCAAATTGCGTACCTGTGCCCTCGTTAGTAGAGAAAAATTCGTCGGCTCATTGCATGGACGTATACCCGCACTGATTGAAAATGATGCTCTGGAAAAAGCTGTGGGGTTAAAAATCGCTGCCAAAGACAGTCATGTCATGTTATGTGGTAATCCGCAAATGGTACGTGATACACAACAAATGCTGCAAGATATCCGCCAGATGAAAAAATATCTGAGGAGTAGTAAAGTAGGGCATATTAGTAGCGAACAATATTGGTAATTATCTGATAAAAATCAAGGTATCACTATGGTGTCAGCGACGAAGAAAAAGAGGGCGGCTGTGCTAGTCCTATTACTGCTAGTAGTGACAGCGAGTAGTGTTAGTGCCGATGCTGCTCTCGCCCATTCTGTCAATGCTGCTATCGCCAATCCTAATGCAGCCAATACCGTCGCCACCAGTATTAGCATCCATAGCAAATCCTCTACCGCACCTTATTTGCTTGCTAGTGCCCCGACTTTTGGTGTAACACTCATACAATTTCGTAAACACTATAACCAGACAAATCCAACACTACCAATCAATAAATTTCGAGCTGTCCATGAAAAAGGATCCCTTACCCCGTTCACACGAGCGGCCAGCAAAATTAATGAAAATCTCTATGCCTCGACTGTATTAGAAAACGGTAGCAGTAAAATCAAGACGTTACAAATAACTTACTTGCCCATCAACGGTGAAAAAGGAAAGGAAGCAAAATCAGTGGCGATCAGCTACATGGCGGCATTAATGCGTCAATTCCAGGCCAGGCTTTCTGTACAACAGAGCATCAGCGACATTGTAAATTTATTGGAACGTGGAAAAGGTGTTCATTTTTATGCTTATTCGGTGGGAGCCGTTCGTTATGTGGTAGTGGATAATGATAAAAAGGGGCTAACCTTTGCTGTTGAACCTGTTAAGCTGGTGCTGTCTGAACATGACAGCACCAGCTAATCACGGGATTTCTTGCGGCGCCTATTGTGTCAGGTAGATCCTGTATTGCGCGTTGTGTGAGTGGTGCAGTAGGTTTCGGACAGATCCTTAGATGGCAATCGGGGCTTTAATCGCTGGATGAGGATGATAGTCTTCGATGGTAAAATCATCGAAGCAATAATCAAATAACGATTCTTTTTTGTTTTTTATTACCAATTTAGGTAACGCGTGTGGCTTTCGGCTCAGTTGTAATCTTGCTTGTTCCAGATGATTGTTATAAAGGTGAACATCTCCTCCAGTCCAAACAAAATCCCCAACAGTGAGACCACACTGCTGAGCTATCATGTGTACCAGTAATGCGTAGCTGGCAATATTGAACGGCAAACCGAGGAAGACATCACATGAACGTTGGTACAATTGGCATGAAAGCACCTTGTTTACTACGTAAAACTGAAAAAAAGCATGACAAGGTGCTAACGCCATCTGCTCCAATTCGCCGACATTCCACGCGGAAACGATGAGACGGCGCGAGTCGGGATCACACTTCAATTGTTCAATCACTCTAGCAAGCTGATCAATTTGATGTCCATCAGCAGTGGACCAGGCACGCCATTGCTTGCCATATACTGGCCCAAGATCACCTTTTTCATCCGCCCATTCATTCCAGATGTTAACATTATTGTCTTTTAAAGACTTGATGTTGGTTTCACCTTTAAGAAACCATAACAGCTCATGTATGATGGAGCGTAGATGGCAACATTTAGTCGTTACCAGTGGAAAACCATTCTGTAGGTTAAAACGCATCTGATGCCCGAAGATTGATAACGTACCCGTACCGGTACGGTCAGTCTTCTCAGCGCCTTTGGTTAACACCTTGTTCATCAGATCCAGATACTGTTGCATATTACCTCACGAAAGTTACGGCTAAATACGGCGATACGCCCAAATCATCATTATCATACCCGCTAACACCATCGGCATAGAGAGAATTTGCCCCATGGTGATCAGCCCATCGAACAAACCGATTTGTGCATCTGGTTGACGAAAGTATTCGACAATAATACGAAAAAATCCATAACCTATTAGAAAAAAACCGGAAACACTGCCCATTGGACGTGGTTTTCTAATAAATAGATTCAGGAGGATAAATAGTACCAAGCCTTCAAGGATCATTTCATAGAGTTGTGATGGATGACGTGGTAAAAGACCGTATTGGTTGAATATGCTTTGCCAATCGGCATTGGTGGAAGCGATGGCGATATCTGCGTTACGGGAACCAGGGAATAACATTGCCCAAGGGGTGTTGGTTGTTACCCTACCCCAGAGTTCACCGTTAATAAAATTACCTAAACGACCCGCGCCCAAGCCAAAAGGGATCAGGGGAGCGACAAAGTCCGATACTTGCAAAAAATTGCGCTTGGTGTGTCGGGCAAACCACATCATGACACAGATAACCCCAATCAGCCCACCATGGAATGACATACCACCATCCCACACTTTAAACAAATAAAGCGGATTATCTAGAAAATATTCGAAATTATAAAACAATACATAACCAACACGACCACCGACAAAAACACCCAAAAAACCCGCATACAGTAGGTTTTCGACTTCTTCTTTGCTCCAACCACTATTTGGCTTATTTGCTCGGCGAACAGCAAGCCACATGGCAAAAATAAAGCCCGCCAGGTACATTAGACCATACCAGTGAAGGGAAATCGGACCGATGGAGAAAATGATCGGATCGAAGTCAGGAAACGCCAGATAGCTATTGCTCATCTATCACCCCGAAATGTCTGTTTTTACTCAATAAAATCAATGGAGTTGCATGATGACATGGCTCCGTTGGCTAGGGATGACGATTTCTAACAGATTAATCCTATTCGATATGCACATCGGACAAGGTCAGCGACTTTGTGTGCATCGAGTTTTCTCATCATATTGAGACGATGAGTTTCTACCGTTTTTTGGCTGATAGAGAGCTGATCAGCGATGATACGGTTACAAGCGCCCTCTGTGATGAGTTTAAGCACTTGCCGCTCGCGTGTAGTGAGTTTTTTATTTGGAATAAGTTGCGCATTTCTTGTTATGATTTTTCTGTCTGCAGCTGTTGTCGCTGGTGCGGTGCTTGTTGGAGCGGCGAGCCATGAAGGATCGCTATCAGGACATTGTTCCATCAATTGTTGTACCACATCCTCTTTTAGTTTGGGGTCAATATAACGTTTACCTAGCCTTACGGTATCCATTGCAGTAAGCAAAGTACGCTGTGGGCTGTTTTTTAGTACATAACCTAATGCACCATTGTTTAATATTGTGCTCGCGCAGTGTTCTTCTGTTCGTGCTGTGAATACGAGAATGCGCAACGAAGGCCAACGGCGTAGCAATTGCGTGATCACATCCTGTCCATGCATCCCTGGTAGTCCTAAATCAAGGATGATCATGTCCGGTTCTGTTTCAAGACATACACTATAAACCTCAAGCCCATTTTTTGCCTGACCAACGGTTTGATAATTTGGCAGGAGGTTGATGATGTTTTTTATCGCATCAATAATAAGCTCATGGTCATCAGCAATGACTACCTTGACTTTAGCTGTGAGATTCATAAATGCATTTCCTTTTCCTCGAGTTTTCCAAGAGCCCAGATTATAGTTTAGACTCTGTTACCAAACTGATTATCTGATCTAACTTTTCTATATCTTCCGGCGTTACCGTGTCACCATTGTGGATGCGCGCTTCCAATTTGCTGGTACTGTCCCAAAGTTCGGTTAATCCTGCTTGCCCTGCACAACCTTTTAATGTGTGGAGATAATGTGATAGCGCGGCGGGATCATCGATTGATTGAGCAACCTGCTGTATTAACGTCAATAATGCCTGATGTATTTTTAGGGTAAAGTTTTGATCAGTCAGATCTAATATTGACTTGGATGCTGACAGTTGGGGTGAAAGCACAATATCACGCTGCAACTGAAACTGTGCTGCTAAATCGAGCATCTCAGCCAATTGTGCCATAGTGACAGGTTTCGATAAATAGTCATTCATCCCGGCTTGCTGCACGCGCTCTTTTTCTGCCGGGCTGGCGTTTGCGGTGAGGGCGGTGATCATACAGGCTCTGTCCTTATTTTTCTCATCAGCACGCCAGCGAACAGTGGTTTCTAATCCATCTAATCCGAGCATGCGGATATCCATCAGAACCAAATCAAAATATTGTTGACGACCTAATTCAAGAGCGCGCTCACCGCTTTCAGCCAATTCGACGTGATGACCTAATTGAGTGAGCATCATTCCGGTAATATCACGGTTGGTTTCCGCGTCATCCACTAGCAGGATTTTCATCCGCCAGGGTTGTATTGGTAGTGCAGCTGGAGTTTGTGGTTGGTATTCAAAAAGGAGACGTTTGACACGTGCATAGAGGCGCCCTGGTAGATAGGCAAGTTCTGCATCAGAGAGATGTTCATTATCGTCATCCAGTAGACAGGTGATCCCCCAGGCTGTTAGCTGTGGATGCAACAGCGCAGGTGCCGCTAAACTGCCGCTGAAAACGAGGGAAGCACGTGTTTCGTTCAGTGGCAGTAGTAATGAAACACGGGTGCCCAAATCAGGCGTGCTTTGTAATTGCAAAGTGCCCTGCATCAGTTTGGCAAGATTACTGGCTATCGCCAGCCCCAACCCGGTTCCCTGACCATGAGTACCACTTTGAAAAAAAGGTTCGAATATTTTTTGCTGATTTGCGGCATCAATACCACAGCCAGTATCTTCAACAATAAAACACAGTTTATCGTTCTTACGTTTAACATGAAGGCTGATGTTACCCGATTCAGTAAATTTTACCGCATTACCTAATAAATTGATCAAAATTTGTCTTAAACGTAGGGCATCTAATTGCAATTTCAGAGGAACATCTTGACCAACCTGTGTATATAGGGTTAACGATTTAGTCGTTGCCGAACTTTGAATAGCCAGCATGACGTGATCTAACAACGGTAGTAGGGCGGTTTCCTCCAGTGCCAACATCATTTGACCCGATTCTATACGTGAAAAATCGAGTAAATCATTAATAATCCCCAACAAGGAAAGTGAACATAATCGCGCGGTATCTGCCAGTCTTGACTGGGCTGGACTCAGTGGCGTGTTTTGTAATAATTCGATGGCACCAAGCGAGCCGTTGAGAGGTGTGCGGATCTCGTGACTGATGGTTGTCAGATGCAGGCTTTTACGGCTACTAGCCTGTTCTGCCTCTTGTTTTGCCTCCGCCAGTTCCAAGGTACGTTCCTTCACTTTTAGTTCTAGGGTATCGTATTGCTCGTTGAGGGTATCTAACAGGTGATTATACGCTCGGGCGATGTGTCCCAACTCATCAGCACGGATTATGGGTAGCCGTGCATCCATCGCATCTGGGCCAGTGGCACCAATGATGTTAACAAAATTCGATAATGGGATAGCCAAGTAGTAGCGCAGTAGGAAAAACAGCGCCAGTGTGAGTAAGACTAAAATAGCCAGCGCGAAAGGTAATTGATGTAATGCTGGTTTTGCGGCTTCCCAGGCAAACCCGAGACGTGGGTAGATCACCAATTGTTGCCATCCTGGTCCCTTAAGCTGAGTGCGAAATATCAGGTAATCCTCGCTCTGTTGCCATCCATCATGCAGTTTTATTCTGCCCAACTGTTCGAGGATTTTATCGAGTTGTGCAGCAGGCGCAGCCTGTTGAGAAATGGGGAGGAGGTCACCGTTACTGTCCAGCAGTAGATTAATATCTTTTTGTTCTGTCGATTGACCATAAGAAAGTATACCGTTGAGCTTTAAGGCAAAGCCAGCCAGTATTCCGTTTTTACCACAGACAGCAACAGAAACATGCCATCCATTGTTGGGTGTATAGACTGGCGTTCCCCAAAAGA carries:
- the crr gene encoding PTS glucose transporter subunit IIA gives rise to the protein MGLFDRLKSLVSDDKKDDSTIEIVTPLSGEIVNIEDVPDVVFAEKIVGDGIAINPTGNEVVAPVDGVIGKIFETNHAFSIESDDGIEMFVHFGIDTVELKGDGFTRIAKEGQRVKKGDVVITFDLALLTKKAKSILTPVVISNMDEMKGLIKLSGTVIVGKTPILRIKK
- the fpr gene encoding ferredoxin--NADP(+) reductase gives rise to the protein MAEWVSGKVINVVHCAGSLYSIKVTAPVDPFLPGQYAKLALKINEKRIQRAYSYVNAPSDDNLEFYLIDVPQGELSPHLCRLSAGAALMVSKQAAGFFVLKEIPQCDTLWMLATGTGIGPYLSILQEKKDLERFKHLVLVHSVRLGCDLSYLPLMQRLEEEYNGKLRTCALVSREKFVGSLHGRIPALIENDALEKAVGLKIAAKDSHVMLCGNPQMVRDTQQMLQDIRQMKKYLRSSKVGHISSEQYW
- a CDS encoding DUF1454 family protein, producing MVSATKKKRAAVLVLLLLVVTASSVSADAALAHSVNAAIANPNAANTVATSISIHSKSSTAPYLLASAPTFGVTLIQFRKHYNQTNPTLPINKFRAVHEKGSLTPFTRAASKINENLYASTVLENGSSKIKTLQITYLPINGEKGKEAKSVAISYMAALMRQFQARLSVQQSISDIVNLLERGKGVHFYAYSVGAVRYVVVDNDKKGLTFAVEPVKLVLSEHDSTS
- the thyA gene encoding thymidylate synthase: MQQYLDLMNKVLTKGAEKTDRTGTGTLSIFGHQMRFNLQNGFPLVTTKCCHLRSIIHELLWFLKGETNIKSLKDNNVNIWNEWADEKGDLGPVYGKQWRAWSTADGHQIDQLARVIEQLKCDPDSRRLIVSAWNVGELEQMALAPCHAFFQFYVVNKVLSCQLYQRSCDVFLGLPFNIASYALLVHMIAQQCGLTVGDFVWTGGDVHLYNNHLEQARLQLSRKPHALPKLVIKNKKESLFDYCFDDFTIEDYHPHPAIKAPIAI
- the lgt gene encoding prolipoprotein diacylglyceryl transferase; amino-acid sequence: MSNSYLAFPDFDPIIFSIGPISLHWYGLMYLAGFIFAMWLAVRRANKPNSGWSKEEVENLLYAGFLGVFVGGRVGYVLFYNFEYFLDNPLYLFKVWDGGMSFHGGLIGVICVMMWFARHTKRNFLQVSDFVAPLIPFGLGAGRLGNFINGELWGRVTTNTPWAMLFPGSRNADIAIASTNADWQSIFNQYGLLPRHPSQLYEMILEGLVLFILLNLFIRKPRPMGSVSGFFLIGYGFFRIIVEYFRQPDAQIGLFDGLITMGQILSMPMVLAGMIMMIWAYRRI
- a CDS encoding response regulator translates to MNLTAKVKVVIADDHELIIDAIKNIINLLPNYQTVGQAKNGLEVYSVCLETEPDMIILDLGLPGMHGQDVITQLLRRWPSLRILVFTARTEEHCASTILNNGALGYVLKNSPQRTLLTAMDTVRLGKRYIDPKLKEDVVQQLMEQCPDSDPSWLAAPTSTAPATTAADRKIITRNAQLIPNKKLTTRERQVLKLITEGACNRIIADQLSISQKTVETHRLNMMRKLDAHKVADLVRCAYRIGLIC
- a CDS encoding two component system sensor kinase; protein product: MGNTSSLVTRLTLLLGATLVAIWLISIATNAFFSFENTRHRLIEDLTHVAMLRADLSNQQFEGAERDANLLVHRREHYQTQKEAPLPQSSNSYDSFYIPLVRTGSCTSPENSDDCWVIQAYGAADQTYYLDSFIMNRGTGIALLPPQKISKDYLAKRRRELFQLPAFPTHGNVFWGTPVYTPNNGWHVSVAVCGKNGILAGFALKLNGILSYGQSTEQKDINLLLDSNGDLLPISQQAAPAAQLDKILEQLGRIKLHDGWQQSEDYLIFRTQLKGPGWQQLVIYPRLGFAWEAAKPALHQLPFALAILVLLTLALFFLLRYYLAIPLSNFVNIIGATGPDAMDARLPIIRADELGHIARAYNHLLDTLNEQYDTLELKVKERTLELAEAKQEAEQASSRKSLHLTTISHEIRTPLNGSLGAIELLQNTPLSPAQSRLADTARLCSLSLLGIINDLLDFSRIESGQMMLALEETALLPLLDHVMLAIQSSATTKSLTLYTQVGQDVPLKLQLDALRLRQILINLLGNAVKFTESGNISLHVKRKNDKLCFIVEDTGCGIDAANQQKIFEPFFQSGTHGQGTGLGLAIASNLAKLMQGTLQLQSTPDLGTRVSLLLPLNETRASLVFSGSLAAPALLHPQLTAWGITCLLDDDNEHLSDAELAYLPGRLYARVKRLLFEYQPQTPAALPIQPWRMKILLVDDAETNRDITGMMLTQLGHHVELAESGERALELGRQQYFDLVLMDIRMLGLDGLETTVRWRADEKNKDRACMITALTANASPAEKERVQQAGMNDYLSKPVTMAQLAEMLDLAAQFQLQRDIVLSPQLSASKSILDLTDQNFTLKIHQALLTLIQQVAQSIDDPAALSHYLHTLKGCAGQAGLTELWDSTSKLEARIHNGDTVTPEDIEKLDQIISLVTESKL